Genomic DNA from Jejubacter calystegiae:
GGCGTAAAAGCCGACGTCAGCCTTTCCGGAGCGAAGGTCGAGCTGGAAAGCCTGAGCGCGCTGGTTAACGGCGCCATTGCCTTCGACTCCCCTGACCAGGGCGAAGCCGCAAAGCAAAATGATAGCTACCAGCTGTATGACGATCTGGCCGACACCAAACGCGGCGTGAAAGTGAAGCTGGATCTGCCCGGCGGCGAAGGATTGCGGGAAGGATCCACCCGCCTGATGTATCAGGGACTGGAGGTCGGGACCCTGAGTAAACTGGCCCTGGATGCCAAAACCGGCAGCGTCAGCGGTGAGCTTACGGTGGATCCCAGCGTGGTGAGCCTGATGCGGACCGGTACCCGTATCGAACTTCGTAGCCCCAAGGTTTCGCTGCACAGCCCGCGCCTGAGTGGTCTGCTGACCGGCAGTACCCTTGAATTAATTCCCGGCGAAGGCGAACCCCAGCAGCACTTTGTGGTGGCCCAGGAAAATAAAGCGCCGCTGCAACAGGCCGGTACCCTGAAACTGACACTCACCGCCCCGGAAAGCTTTGGCATCGACGCCGGTCAGCCCTTGTTGCTACACGGCGTGCAGGTCGGGCGCGTGGTGGAGCGTCAGCTTAGCGCCAAAGGGGTGGATTTCTCGGTCGCCATCGATCCCGGGTATCGCGCTCTCATCAAGGGCGACAGTAAGTTTGTGGTCAACAGCCGCATTGACGTGAAAGTTGGCCTGAGCGGCGTTGAGATGCTTGGCGCCAGTGCCAGCGACTGGGTGGATGGCGGTATTCGCATACTGCCGGGCGACAGCGGCGCGGTGAAGCAACGCTATCCGCTTTACGCCAATCTGGAACGGGCCCGGGAGAACACCCAGAGTGAACAGCCGAATCCGACGCTGACCCTGTCGGCCCAAAGCCTGCCTGATGTTCAGGACGGGTCGGTGGTGCTGTATCGTAAATTCGAGGTAGGCGAAATCGTCGACATCCGCCCAAGGGCCAACGCCTTTGATATCGATGTCTATATTAAGCCTCAGTACCGCAACCTGCTCACCTCCAGCAGCGTCTTCTGGGCCGAAGGCGGAGCCAAAGTTCAGCTTAACGGCGCCGGCGTCTCGGTTCAGGCATCGCCGCTGGCCAGAGCGCTCAAGGGCGCCATCAGCTTCGATAATCTGTCCGGCGCATCTCTGCCAGAAGGGCAAAAACGTCACCTTTATCCGTCAGAAACCGCGGCCCGAGCTGTGGGCAGCCAGATTACCCTGCACACCTTTGATGCCGGTAAACTGGCGGAGGGGATGCCCATTCGTTATCTGGGCATCGATATCGGTCAGCTGGAGTCGCTAAAACTGCTGACCGATCGTAATGAAGTCCAGGCCAGCGCAGTGCTCTATCCGGAGTATGTCGATACCTTTGCCCGGGGCGGAACCCGCTTCTCGGTTATCACGCCGCAGTTGTCAGCCGCGGGCGTTGAGCACCTGGATACCCTGCTCCAGCCCTATATCAACGTCGAGCCGGGTCACGGCAAGCCCAGGCGCAATTTTGAACTACAGGAAGCCACCATCACTGACTCCCGCTACCTTGACGGTCTGAGCATCACCGTCGAAGTGCCGGATGCCGGTTCGCTGGGCATCGGCACGCCGGTACTGTTCCGCGGAATGGAAGTGGGTACCGTTACCGGCATGCATCTGGGGAATCTTTCGGATCGTGTGATGGTAGCCCTGCGCATCAGCAAGCGTTATCAGCATCTGGTGCGCAATAACTCGGTATTCTGGCTGGCTTCCGGCTATAGCCTCGACTTTGGGTTGATTGGCGGCGTGGTCAAGACCGGTACCTTTAACCAGTTCATTCGCGGCGGCATCGCCTTCGCCACCCCGCCCGGCACACCGCTGGCGCCAATGGCGAACCCAGGCAAACACTTCCTGCTGCTCGACAACGAGCCGAAAGAGTGGCGCGAATGGGGTACTGCCCTGCCGCGTTAACGCTGTGCCCCGGTGCCTGCGGCGCCGGGGCCTTTATGCTACACTGCGCCTTTGCTAATTCCCTGAACGAGACACTCCACTGGTGCAAACCCCATCCGCCTGGCTACCGGACGCCTTCCTCGACCTGATGCGCGAGGCTATGCCGGACACCCTCTCCTTTGATGACTTTATTGCCGCCTGTCAGCGTCCACTACGGCGCAGCCTGCGGGTTAACACATTGAAAATCAGCGTGACGGACTTTCTTGAGCAGGTCGCCCCCTACGGCTGGCAGTTGACACCAATCCCATGGTGCCCGGAAGGCTTCTGGATCGAGCGCGATAACGAAGATGAGCTACCGCTAGGCAGTACCGCCGAACACCTGAGCGGTCTGTTCTACATTCAGGAAGCCAGCTCCATGCTGCCGGTGGCGGCGCTGTTCGCCGACGGCAATGCCCCGCAGCGGGTGATGGATATGGCTGCTGCTCCGGGCTCCAAGACCACGCAAATGGCGGCGCGGATGGAGAATCTGGGCGCTATCCTGGCCAACGAATACTCGGCCAGCCGGGTAAAGGTGCTGCACGCGAACCTTAGCCGCTGCGGCGCCAGCAACGTCGCCCTGACTCACTTCGACGGACGAGTCTTCGGCGCCGCGCTACCGGAAAGTTTCGACGCCATTCTGCTGGATGCCCCCTGCTCCGGCGAAGGGGTGGTACGCAAGGATCCCGATGCCCTGCGTAACTGGTCTCCGGCCAGTAATCAGGAGATCGCCGCGACTCAGCGAGCGCTTATCGAGAGCGCCATTCATGCCCTCAGACCCGGCGGCGTACTGGTTTATTCCACCTGTACCCTGAATCGTGACGAGAACCATCAGGTGCTGCGTTGGCTGCTGGAACGCTATCCTGATGCAGTGGAAGTCGAGCCTCTGGGCAATCTGTTCCCGGGCGCCGGGCGTGCGCTCACGCCGGAAGGCTGGCTACACGTCTTCCCTCAAATCTTCGACTGTGAAGGCTTTTTCGTGGCGCGACTGCGTAAAACCGCCGCGTTAGATCCACTGCCCGCCCCGGACTTTCGGGTGGGCAAATTCCCCTTTACCCCGCTCAGGAGCAAGCCGCTTAGCGAAGTGGAAAATGCCGCCGCCAGAGTGGGCCTTGTCTGGGACGATCGTTTGCAGCTCTGGGAGCGGGATAAAGAGCTGTGGCTGTTCCCGACGGAAATGGTCCCGCTGTTCGGTAAAGTGCGCTTCTCGCGCTGTGGACTACGGCTGGCCGAACGTCATACCAAAGGCTACCGCTGGCAGCATGAGGCCATCGTGGCGCTGGCCTCCGGGCATGCCGCCAACGCCTTTGCGTTAACGGCGGAACAGGCCGAAGAGTGGTTCCGGGGCCGCGATATCTTCCCGGATACGCTTCCTCCGGATGGCGATGTCATCGTGACCTTCCAGAATCAGCCGCTGGGGCTGGCCAAACGGGTAGGGTCGCGCCTGAAAAATAGCTATCCGCGCGAGCTGGTACGCAACGGCCGCCTGTTCAGCGCCGCAGGACAAAATAAAAACCCTACAATTTGAATTGCGTCTTTTTTCGCCATCTGCCAGGATGGGCCTGTACGGTTTTTAAACCGTACAGGCAATGCGGCACTCACTTATTACGATTGGGAATCGTTCTATGGCAAAAACCAGCGTTCGAATCGGCGCATTCGAGATTGATGATGCCGAAATACACGGAGGAGATCAGGGCGCTCGCACTCTGAGTATCCCCTGCAAGTCTGATCCTGACCTGTGCATGCAGCTCGATGCCTGGGACGAAGAGACCAGCATCCCTGCGCTGCTAAACGGCGAAAATTCTGTCCTGTACCGTAAACATTACGACCGCAGTACCGACTCCTGGGTCATGCATTTTGCCTGAACCCATGAACCCGCCGCAAGGGCGGGTTGTTTTTCAGATCAACGCATTTCCCCATAATCCTCTACAATACCCCTAAAACGCAGCGCTGATTGTGGCGGGGATAGCATGTTCGCACTGGTTTTATTTGTCTGTTATCTGGATGGCGGATGCGACGATATCGTCGTAGAGCTTTTTAATACCGAACAGCAGTGCGAAGTGGCCATGGACAGCCAGAAAATTCGCCACGGCGGCTGCTATCCGGTGGAAGATTTTATCGACGGCTTCTGGCTGCCTGCTCAGCAGTACAGCGATTTCTGACGGCTACTGAAGCTGTACCAGCGTCAGCGTATTGCCAAAAACCGCGCCGGTATCGATGTAGTGCTGATTAAAAAAGGTTTTGGCCTCCTGCAACGGCGTATGTCCGAACCAGAACTCATCCGCCCCGGTAATGGGGCCGCCCCGGCCCTCCAGGTGACGGGTCAGCCGCTCGCGGCTCCATACCGTACGGTGGGCATCTACCGGCTTCTGCCAGACATAATGGGACGAGGGATAGTCGGCATGCGCAACGACCTGAACCTTACCGGCGCTGTGCAGCTCAAGGATTAACGGCAGTCCAGCGCAGCGGCGCAGGCGTGCCACAGCATCCCGCTGCGGCTGTTCCGCAAGCTGGTTCAGCCAGTCACCGCCGTTTATCTGCCACAGCATCCCGTCGCGGGCTTCCAGAGCCTCCAGCGCCATCTCCTCATGATTGCCGCGCACCGCGCGAAACCAGGGTTTATCCAGCAGCGCCAGGCAGCCAGCGCTGTCGGGCCCGCGATCGATCAGATCGCCAACCGAGACCAGCAGATCCTGCCAGGGATGAAAACGCCTGTCCCGCAACGCGGTCGCCAGCTGCTGCAGGCAGCCGTGTAGATCGCCAACCAGCCAGATATGACGCCAGGCGGCACCATCGATTCTCTGATACACAGATCGCCTCCTGGGTTAAGTATAGCGTCCGCGATTGATGAGATAATCACCAGGTTCACTGGAAAATTTCCACGCTTTTTCCTAAACCGCACGTAAGGTTTATCTTAAGGTTAAATTAAGCAAGTTCTGCTAATCACCCCGCCGCGTTAATCTTTATGTTGCACCTGATGTTTGTTAAGAGGTGCGTCGTGTTCCTGAATCAATCCCCCATACTAAAACAGTTCATTATTTTTCTGGCTTTAGCCATCTGCATTGCCCTGAGCACCAGCTTTTTATTTATCGATGTGTTCTGGCTCCATAATCAGGTGAAAGAGATATCGCTAACCGAAATTTCCCAGGAGCTCTTCCTGTTGGCGAACGTGGTTATCTTTATCTTCTGCGCCCGCCGTTCGCCGGGAATGCGCGGTGGATTACTGCTGATTGCCGGTTTCTATGCCGCGCTGTTGATCCGCGAGCTGGACTCCTTTTTCGATATGCTGCACCACGGCGCCTGGTTTTGGTTCGCCCTGGCTTCCACCGCCCTCTTCCTGATCCTGGCCGCTAACTGGCACGCGTCTGTGAAACCGGGGCTGCTGGCTTTTACCCGCCATCCCTGCTTTGCCCATACCACATCCGGTATGGTGATAATCCTGGTGTTCTCACGTCTGTTCGGCATGACTGAACTCTGGAACGGCCTGCTCCAGGGGGGTTATCTG
This window encodes:
- a CDS encoding PqiB family protein codes for the protein MSQETPASPTEAQIKTKRRISPFWLLPIIALLIALWLVWNTWQEHGATVTIDFVSADGIVPGRTPVRYQGVEVGTVQNVRPSKDLKKIAVTVSIKRDMEDALRSETQFWLVTPKASLAGVSGLDALVGGNYIGMMPGPGESRDHFTALDTQPRYRINNGELMIHLQAPNLGSLSSGSQVYFRKIPVGRVYDYSINSDKQGVTIDVLIDRRFTNLVKQNSRFWNVSGVKADVSLSGAKVELESLSALVNGAIAFDSPDQGEAAKQNDSYQLYDDLADTKRGVKVKLDLPGGEGLREGSTRLMYQGLEVGTLSKLALDAKTGSVSGELTVDPSVVSLMRTGTRIELRSPKVSLHSPRLSGLLTGSTLELIPGEGEPQQHFVVAQENKAPLQQAGTLKLTLTAPESFGIDAGQPLLLHGVQVGRVVERQLSAKGVDFSVAIDPGYRALIKGDSKFVVNSRIDVKVGLSGVEMLGASASDWVDGGIRILPGDSGAVKQRYPLYANLERARENTQSEQPNPTLTLSAQSLPDVQDGSVVLYRKFEVGEIVDIRPRANAFDIDVYIKPQYRNLLTSSSVFWAEGGAKVQLNGAGVSVQASPLARALKGAISFDNLSGASLPEGQKRHLYPSETAARAVGSQITLHTFDAGKLAEGMPIRYLGIDIGQLESLKLLTDRNEVQASAVLYPEYVDTFARGGTRFSVITPQLSAAGVEHLDTLLQPYINVEPGHGKPRRNFELQEATITDSRYLDGLSITVEVPDAGSLGIGTPVLFRGMEVGTVTGMHLGNLSDRVMVALRISKRYQHLVRNNSVFWLASGYSLDFGLIGGVVKTGTFNQFIRGGIAFATPPGTPLAPMANPGKHFLLLDNEPKEWREWGTALPR
- the rsmF gene encoding 16S rRNA (cytosine(1407)-C(5))-methyltransferase RsmF, translated to MREAMPDTLSFDDFIAACQRPLRRSLRVNTLKISVTDFLEQVAPYGWQLTPIPWCPEGFWIERDNEDELPLGSTAEHLSGLFYIQEASSMLPVAALFADGNAPQRVMDMAAAPGSKTTQMAARMENLGAILANEYSASRVKVLHANLSRCGASNVALTHFDGRVFGAALPESFDAILLDAPCSGEGVVRKDPDALRNWSPASNQEIAATQRALIESAIHALRPGGVLVYSTCTLNRDENHQVLRWLLERYPDAVEVEPLGNLFPGAGRALTPEGWLHVFPQIFDCEGFFVARLRKTAALDPLPAPDFRVGKFPFTPLRSKPLSEVENAAARVGLVWDDRLQLWERDKELWLFPTEMVPLFGKVRFSRCGLRLAERHTKGYRWQHEAIVALASGHAANAFALTAEQAEEWFRGRDIFPDTLPPDGDVIVTFQNQPLGLAKRVGSRLKNSYPRELVRNGRLFSAAGQNKNPTI
- a CDS encoding YebV family protein; its protein translation is MAKTSVRIGAFEIDDAEIHGGDQGARTLSIPCKSDPDLCMQLDAWDEETSIPALLNGENSVLYRKHYDRSTDSWVMHFA
- a CDS encoding YebW family protein, producing MFALVLFVCYLDGGCDDIVVELFNTEQQCEVAMDSQKIRHGGCYPVEDFIDGFWLPAQQYSDF
- the pphA gene encoding protein-serine/threonine phosphatase; translation: MYQRIDGAAWRHIWLVGDLHGCLQQLATALRDRRFHPWQDLLVSVGDLIDRGPDSAGCLALLDKPWFRAVRGNHEEMALEALEARDGMLWQINGGDWLNQLAEQPQRDAVARLRRCAGLPLILELHSAGKVQVVAHADYPSSHYVWQKPVDAHRTVWSRERLTRHLEGRGGPITGADEFWFGHTPLQEAKTFFNQHYIDTGAVFGNTLTLVQLQ